In Romboutsia lituseburensis, a genomic segment contains:
- the steA gene encoding putative cytokinetic ring protein SteA encodes MRVEAPIKVDRKTKRLAKRLTGGEIAVINHIDIDEVAANSLVEGKVKLVINAAPSISGRYPNKGPGILTEKNVLIIDNVGEELFHKLSEGQIIEVIDGKIYRDGELLGEGEVLGREEVSIKLKKAYENLAVELDRFIDNTIEYAKKEKGFILGEIEIPKVSTNYANRHVLIVVRGQDYKQDLSTILAYIEEMKPILVGVDGGADALLEFGYTPDVIVGDMDSVSDEALKKAGEIIVHAYTDGRAPGLKRVQDLGLEAIVFPAPGTSEDIAMLIAYEYKAELIVALGTHSNMIDFLEKGRKGMASTFLVRLKIGAKLIDAKGVNLLYRSKLKMKYIWALIVTALFPILILASFLPSVRQFVHLMDLKIRLLLQM; translated from the coding sequence ATGAGAGTCGAAGCACCTATTAAGGTAGACCGAAAAACAAAAAGGCTTGCGAAGAGACTTACAGGTGGAGAGATAGCAGTAATAAATCATATAGATATTGATGAAGTAGCTGCAAACTCTTTAGTAGAAGGTAAAGTTAAATTAGTTATAAATGCGGCACCTTCTATAAGTGGAAGATATCCAAATAAAGGTCCGGGAATTTTAACTGAAAAAAATGTCCTTATAATTGATAATGTAGGAGAAGAATTATTTCATAAATTATCAGAAGGTCAAATTATAGAAGTTATAGATGGAAAAATATATAGAGACGGAGAACTTTTAGGAGAAGGTGAAGTCTTAGGAAGAGAAGAAGTAAGTATTAAGTTAAAAAAAGCATATGAAAATTTAGCTGTAGAATTAGATAGATTCATAGATAATACTATTGAATATGCTAAAAAAGAAAAGGGATTTATATTAGGCGAAATTGAAATACCAAAGGTAAGTACAAATTATGCTAATAGACATGTATTAATTGTTGTAAGAGGACAAGACTATAAGCAAGATTTAAGTACTATATTAGCTTATATTGAAGAAATGAAACCAATTTTAGTTGGAGTAGATGGAGGAGCGGATGCTTTACTTGAATTTGGTTATACTCCAGATGTAATTGTTGGAGATATGGATAGTGTAAGCGATGAAGCCTTGAAAAAAGCAGGAGAAATAATAGTCCATGCATATACAGATGGAAGAGCACCAGGACTTAAAAGAGTACAAGACTTAGGTTTAGAGGCTATAGTTTTCCCTGCACCAGGTACGAGCGAAGATATAGCTATGTTAATAGCTTATGAATATAAAGCAGAGTTAATAGTAGCTCTAGGGACTCACTCTAATATGATTGATTTCTTAGAAAAAGGACGAAAAGGAATGGCAAGTACATTCTTAGTTAGATTAAAAATAGGAGCAAAATTAATTGATGCTAAAGGCGTAAACTTATTATACAGAAGTAAATTAAAAATGAAATATATATGGGCTTTAATAGTTACAGCTTTATTCCCAATATTAATTTTAGCATCATTTTTACCAAGTGTTAGACAATTTGTACATTTAATGGACTTGAAAATTAGATTATTATTACAGATGTAA
- a CDS encoding CCA tRNA nucleotidyltransferase: MRINLPKTVEFIIDTIYENGYEAFIVGGCVRDFILGISPNDYDITTSANPEKILDIFNNFKTTTNGIKHGTVGIVIDNNIYEITTYRIESEYEDNRRPKEVKFTKNIIEDLKRRDFTINAMAYNYKVGLIDEFEGIKDINQKLIRTVGNPDERFNEDGLRIIRAIRFSSKLGFEIEENTLMSIYKNSKLIKNISKERITDELNKIILSNHPEKIDLLYKSNIFKYLNIYDEFNKNEYDYLSKNLPIITKCNYKIEERLLLLEYLTANGGINNINKQHEQFKKYKNKIKINSIVNRLKYSNKIIDYCNQLIEYMFIQEETMNKVKIKKILNKIGMENCITILILKKIYYKNMLDISNELIYFNKCILIDECINKINNVEKNKECYTIRGLEIDGRELIKLGYSGSEIGIKLNDLLQQVIKNPNLNNKKDLINMVKEL, encoded by the coding sequence ATGAGGATAAATCTACCAAAAACAGTTGAATTTATAATAGATACAATATATGAAAATGGATATGAAGCATTTATAGTGGGTGGATGTGTAAGAGATTTTATTTTAGGAATATCTCCTAATGATTATGATATAACTACAAGCGCAAATCCAGAAAAAATACTTGATATATTTAATAATTTTAAAACTACAACAAATGGAATCAAACATGGTACAGTAGGAATTGTTATAGATAATAACATTTATGAAATAACTACCTATAGAATTGAAAGTGAATATGAAGATAATAGAAGGCCTAAAGAAGTAAAATTTACAAAAAATATTATCGAAGATTTAAAAAGAAGAGATTTTACAATAAATGCTATGGCATACAACTATAAAGTAGGGTTAATAGATGAATTTGAAGGAATAAAAGATATTAATCAAAAGTTAATAAGAACAGTTGGCAATCCTGACGAAAGATTCAATGAAGATGGATTAAGAATAATACGAGCTATAAGATTTAGTAGCAAATTAGGATTTGAGATAGAAGAAAATACATTAATGAGTATATATAAAAACTCTAAATTAATCAAAAATATAAGTAAAGAAAGAATTACAGATGAATTAAATAAAATTATACTTAGTAATCATCCTGAAAAAATAGATTTATTATATAAAAGTAACATATTTAAATATTTGAATATATATGATGAGTTTAATAAAAATGAATATGATTATTTAAGTAAAAATTTACCTATAATAACAAAGTGTAATTATAAAATAGAAGAGAGATTATTGTTATTAGAATATTTGACCGCTAATGGAGGAATAAATAACATAAATAAGCAACATGAACAGTTCAAAAAATATAAAAATAAAATAAAAATAAATAGTATTGTAAATAGATTAAAATATTCAAATAAGATTATTGATTATTGCAACCAGTTAATTGAATACATGTTTATACAAGAAGAAACTATGAATAAAGTAAAAATTAAAAAAATTTTAAATAAAATAGGTATGGAAAATTGTATAACTATACTTATATTGAAAAAAATATATTATAAGAATATGTTGGATATATCAAATGAGTTAATATATTTTAATAAATGTATTTTAATAGATGAATGTATAAATAAAATAAATAATGTAGAAAAAAATAAAGAATGTTATACTATAAGAGGTTTAGAAATAGATGGTAGAGAATTAATTAAGTTAGGATACTCAGGATCAGAAATAGGAATAAAGTTAAATGATTTACTGCAACAAGTTATAAAAAATCCTAATTTAAATAATAAAAAAGACCTAATAAATATGGTGAAAGAATTATAA
- a CDS encoding copper transporter: MHINMKYYIVSIGAIFIALGIGMLVGFNLNYDQELSKQQANIISDLDNKFEDLKTTNDNLEKSLSTLTADYDKAVELINKNKDKIIADTLSEKNIGIISTNENNDYSTEISDIITKANGSVAFNIVLNNNVENKEKLQEVSTKLNLELKSSKDLVKYISECLASQEGLSKLQELQSLEVIKVNSISDEFSNCESVILAGGNESKVDDKKFKEVDGILIASLKEQNKSLVGVQQTNAKFSYVDMYSKNKVANIDNVDEGIGQVSLVILLNDKGITGNFGRLETASTLFPEKK; this comes from the coding sequence ATGCATATAAATATGAAATATTATATTGTTAGCATTGGTGCTATATTTATAGCATTAGGAATTGGTATGCTAGTTGGGTTTAACTTAAATTATGATCAAGAACTTAGCAAGCAGCAAGCTAACATTATAAGTGATTTAGATAACAAATTTGAGGATTTAAAAACAACAAATGATAATTTAGAAAAAAGTTTATCAACTTTAACTGCTGATTATGATAAAGCTGTAGAATTAATAAATAAAAATAAAGACAAGATAATAGCAGATACTTTATCAGAAAAAAATATAGGAATAATATCAACTAATGAAAATAATGACTATTCAACTGAAATAAGCGATATCATAACTAAAGCAAATGGCTCAGTAGCTTTTAATATAGTACTAAATAACAATGTTGAAAATAAAGAAAAATTACAAGAAGTTTCAACTAAATTAAACTTAGAATTAAAAAGTAGCAAAGATTTAGTGAAGTATATATCTGAATGTTTAGCGTCTCAAGAAGGGTTAAGCAAATTACAAGAACTTCAAAGTTTAGAGGTTATAAAAGTTAATTCTATTTCAGATGAATTTTCAAATTGTGAATCAGTTATTTTAGCTGGAGGAAATGAATCTAAAGTAGATGATAAAAAGTTTAAAGAAGTAGATGGAATATTAATAGCAAGCTTAAAAGAACAGAACAAAAGCTTAGTTGGAGTTCAGCAAACTAATGCTAAGTTTTCTTATGTAGATATGTATTCTAAAAATAAAGTAGCTAATATAGATAACGTAGACGAAGGAATAGGACAAGTGTCATTAGTAATATTATTAAATGACAAGGGAATAACAGGAAACTTTGGCAGATTAGAAACAGCAAGTACATTATTCCCAGAAAAGAAATAA